The region TTACATAGTTTttcgaaattatttaatttttttgttgcaaTACCATTTTTGACTTACATTGTGAATTAGGATATTCCtcaacatttttgtatttgaaaaaataagcAAAGGAAGATCACACAGTTAGGATCATTAATTTAATGCTGTTAAAAGcagtagtttttaaataactcaaatttatatttaaaagcaGGAAGTACACGTATAATCTTTCTATTCACAGAAGGTATTTCTTATTTCGTGCTTTGCAACAACTCCTCCGAACATAGTAAACTATCATACAATTTGCTATATTTTcgatttgaaaaaattaaacattattaaaatcataCTCTAGaatgacaaaaaaatataaatctataaaaaaataaatttgaatttagaaGTTATGACAATCGCGATCTCagcttttttattaaaatcagatgTTAATGTATTTTAATCTATGATGTGAAGACCAATTTATTGGTTAATCTCTTCATTTGACATACCATCGATCGGTAGTTTATGGAAATAAGACGGTGAGACACCCTGTACTTGCAATGCTAATGCTTTGCTTTCATCTATGTGCGTACAATGTACATCTGGTACATAGGCACTTGTGTATTATTAATCAGTTGCCCCTCCCCTCCCCGCCTGCGCCCCTTGGTTAATGCATTCGCACAAGGACAATGACACCCACTCAATGAAAGAGAACGGCACACAAAGAGAGCCAAGACATGGCAAGGCCAAAGCTAGGGCCATAAAAAGCGAATTAGATGGGGACTGGGGCAAAAAACCCCAAAATCGCACatgaacacacacaatcaGGCTGcatttttgcaaaacaatAATGTAAATACGTAGCATTCGCTGGCAATCAATGCCAGAGTGGGCTAAGAGAGCGGGTTAAGAGAGTGGCTCGCCAGTTAGGGGAGAGCACTGCTCCCCAATTTAAGAGCAGGCAGACAAAGAGACCGAGACCGAGACGGAGACGGAGACTGAACTCACCTTCTTGCGAAGTTTCCCCCGAATGTGACACAGGCGTTTGACGCCATCGAAGCACATTGCCTCCAGACGACCGTTGCCCAGCATCTTGGTCACCTGCGCGTACTCCTGCTGGTCCTCCTTGAAGATCAGCTCTCGCTTCTCGAACTCGTTCTCGTTCTTACCACGACGACGGTTCTTGCCACCTTTTCCTTTATTCTTGGGCATCTTGCTTGTTTGCGCTGCTGCTTTCTAcgcctgttgttgctgttgctgttgctgctgccgtctGCGGGGGTGTCGTCGACGCTGGTGCGAATGCAAAGTAAAACCGTTAATAACCGTGTGCACTAGGCGCATACCAATGTAACGAACATATTTAGCACGAGTAATCCCAGTCGAACTGTTCCAAACTTACAATTTTGTCAAATGTAAATGTGACAATTTCGCCTCGCTAAAGTGAAAAGAGCGGTTCCGCGCGGAACCAGTATCGGATATCGAACTGGTGCTATCGATAGCAGTCGGGGTCTGGCAGCACTGGTTACAAAAGTATCGATATTATAcgttattttgtatttaatctaaaatgtaattaataattcaaaatatttactcatttttaataatattttatatttttttaaagcagGGATTACTTTACTATTAAAACGTAGACATCGATATATGGACACCTGATTTGTATTTATCGATAACAACGTTAGGGGCAACCCTCTCTATTGTTTATAAGCTTTGAAGGAAAATAAACTTCGACGGAGAAATTCCCGAACCCAAGTCTTGGAATTGGCCAGGATGCACCAGGCCTACAGTGTTCACTCCATCCTGAAGCAGGGCGTGCAGATAGAGTCCATAGCGGCGTATGGTGGGTGTCCGAATCGGGAGTAGACTAATCATTACTCACCGGCTGTATTCTTCCCCTCCAGGCAACCATGTCATCCTGGGCACCCGCAGCGGGCAGCTCATCATGTACTCCGTGGACGATGAGACCGGCGTGGACATGCGTATGTTCAACAAGAACTTCAGCCGGAAGCCCATCACCCAAATGGAGGTGATTGCCTCGGAGAACCTGCTCTTCGTGCTCACCGACAACCTAGTGCAGGTGTGCGACATCCGGAGGATCGAGAGCAACTTCGCCTTCATGCACAGTGCCGCGGACACAAAGGGCTGCACTCTGTTCACCCTGGACGTGGACATGCCCAAGTCTATAACCGGGCGGGTGGCCACCTTTATTCGCGTGTGCTGCGCCATCCGCCGGCGCCTGGTGTTCTTCTTTTGGAAGGAGGACAAGCTGAACTCGCTTGAACTGAGCATCGAGCTTAGTGATGTGCCCAGGTCCCTTAGCTGGGTGGGTCACGCCGTCTGCGTGGGCTACAAGGACGAATATGTGATCTACGATGTGAGAAACGATTTGGGTAATCATGATTGACTTAGGTTTAACCATCTTCAACTATCCTTTTAGATATCCGGAAAGTCACCAAAGAAGCACAACCTGTTCCTTACCTCCTCCAGCATCAGCAGAGATCCCTGCATCTGCCTTATCCGAAATAACTTGTTGGGAATCTCCAAGGACAGCTACCTAGTTGTAGTAGATCCTAGTCAGTACAAGGAAACCAATGAAGGCTTCACTGATTTGCGACCGGGCGGCATGGAGAGCAATAATATTCTGCCGCCGCTCCTCTGGTCAAGTCCCCTGCTGGATTTAGGTAGGAAACTTATCTATTCACGCTTCTTCCCCCTATTATAAATCCTGTACATTTTAGTCTGGGATGAGCCCTATGCCGTGGGTCGGGTGAACAACGCCATCGAAGTACGCAGCCTGGTGGGCAAGGACACCCTGGTCCAGACCATTCCCGAGCTGCAGAAGACTAGATTCCTGGTCCATGCGGACAAGGGAACAATCTTTGCTGCCGCCACCTCGGAGCTTTGGTGCATCCGAATGGTGGATATTCCCACCCAGCGTCAGCAGCTACTACAGCAAAAGAAATTCCAACTGGCCATTGAGCTGACAGTGAGTTGGATAAATATATTAACAAGTCAATTGCTTTACTCAATGATTTCAGCAAATATCCGACGAACCTGCCTTGGATCGAGACCAAACCATTCGGCAAATACACATGCTCTACGCCAAGGAGCTCTTCACGAACAAGGAGTACTCGGCGGCCATGAAGGAGTTCGAAAAGGCATCCATAGACCCCTATGATGTGATAAGACTGTTTCCAAGTTTGGTGCCTGAGCCCAAGTCGGGCCCCGATGATATTGCTGTGCCTACGCCTAGTGCCCCTGCGCTGGATGATGCCGACCTGGAGGACGCCTACTTGGCACTAATCGAGTACCTTGCATTGGCTCGCCAGCGCGAGGTGGTCAAACTGCGCGATACCAAGAGTAGCTCAAAGTCCCTGCTGGAGATTATCGATACCACGTTGCTGAAGTGCTACCTGCAGACGAATGACTCGCTAGTGGCTCCTCTCCTCCGGCTCAACCAATGTCACCTGGAGGAGTCGGAAAAGACTCTCAAGAGACACAACAAGATTTCGGAGCTAATCATCCTCTATCAAATGAAGGGCAAGCACAAGGATGCACTCAAACTGCTGCGGGAGCAGGCCAGCATCGAGGGTTCGGTGCTGCAGGGTCGCAAGCGTACAATACGTTATCTGCAGGAGCTGGGCGTCGATCATCTGCCGCTGATATTTGAGTTTAGCGATTGGGTGTTGAAAGAAAATCCCGAAGAAGGTCTCTCCATTTTCACCGACGAACTCATCGAGGTGGAGTCCCTGCCCCGCGCCAAAGTTTTAGACTTCCTGATCAGCAAGCACAAGGCACTGGTCATCCCCTATTTAGAACATGTGATCACCGAGTGGAAGGATAGCAACACCCTGCTGCACAATGTGCTGCTCAAACAGTACCGCGAGCAGGTGCAGCGCCTTCTTGCCCAGCAGGAAAAAGGGTGAGACATTGTCATTCTAATGGACTAACAATTTGTATTACAATCTTATATTTTCTAGTGAGGAAGTTCCCGACCTGAAACCAATGAGGGCCAAGCTCTACAAGATGCTGGAGGATTCCAATGACTATTCGCCCGACCGCGTCCTAGAGGAGTTCCCCACCAATATGTTGCTGGAGGAGCGTGCCCTCATCTTGGGGCGGCTCAAGAAGCACGATAAAGTGTTGTCCATCTATATCCACATTCTCGGCGATGTGGCCAAGGCCACGTCCTATGCGCTAGCCAACTTCCAGGAAGATGAAAAGATATTCCAAACGCTTATCAAGTGCATACTGATACCACCCACAGAGTCACCCTACGAGGGCGTTATCCTGCATCCGGATTTCGTTGAAGTGAATCAAGAAGTGCTCCTTGACCTGCTCAATACCTACGCCACCAAAATCGATCCTTTCGAGATATTTGAGGTGATCCTACCATAGAGTGTTAGTTGTGAGTGGTACTAATTATCGGTTTATTGCAGTACCTTCCGGATGAGATGCCCATGTCGCAGTTGGAGAAATACTTAGAGAAGTCGATACGTAAGAAGATGGCCGACAAGCACCAGATGCAGATGATGTGCGGTCTCCTGGAGGCGGAGAGCAATCGGCTGGAAGCCGCTTTGCAGGCGCAGCAAAACATAAGCTTCGAGCTGAACGAGTTCAGCGTGTGTCCCGAGTGCAAGAAACGCTTTCCCAGCCAGTCTGCCTTTGTGCGCTATCCGAACGGGCAGATTGtgcacctctcctgccacgcACGCATCGCCAAGGCGGCTGGTCAGCAATAAACAAATACTCTCATGTGATAACTGATCAATGTATAAAGTGCTAATTGAATGTAATTGCTTGGACAGTACTCCCTGGAGACACCTACTATAATCCTAggataaactaaatataattttatcaaaaaagcATTATTGTCAAGttgaacaaataaaaaataatttaaatgtaaaatagtATCTGGTATGTAAAGCTTAAGCTATACTCCTGATAAAAGACTCTCAGAGCTAAAGAAAACCCATATTGTACATATTTATTTGGCTATATTTACACAAAACTTGCTTTGCCATCACACGCCACTGGTCTTTAGGCCTCTTCGCTGCCATCCATGAGGCTGTCGCCGTCCAGGGAGTCATTGCAGATGGACAGATCCGACTCGGATTGCGCCCGACTCAGCGGCGGCATGACGCCGGAAAGCGACAGTGAGTGCTTGCTGTCCTCGTTGTCCTCCTCCTGCAGACTGGGCGAGGCTGCACTGCATCCGGTTGTGACATCCGTGGACGCCGAGTGGGCCGTATTGGCAGCCACGGACACCTGGTTGCCCAGGATAGACGTGCCCGGCAGCTGAGTCTGCCGTATCAGGGCCAGCCTTTGCTGCGTGAGTTCGAGGTGGTGCTTGCGCCACTTGATCCGCCTGTTCTGGAACCAAACCTTCACCTGGGCCTCCGTCAGCTTGAGTGTGTGGGCGAGGTAGAGCCTCTCCGGTCCAACCATGTACTGCTGGCGCTCGAATTCCGCCTCCAGGCATTCCAACTGCTCTGGGGTAAAAATGGTCCGGACGCGCTTGTTCTTCAGCGCACTTTTCTTGTGAGAGTCTATGGAAAATCAGAAAGGATTATAaggttaaaatttatttattcagaGACTTTGGAGATATAATATTTCTAGcatgaaatttttatgttaaGGATATACAATTCAATCGTTCTTAAAGagtcaagaaataaaaaacaaaactacttTCATCTCGAAAAACAAATTGGAGagcactttttttttcttgatttcAAGAACGTTTCTTGTCGAATAAGTAAGAGCACAATTTCTCAAATTCAGATCTAGTCTTTTTccttaatatatatttcatatatgAGTATATGAAAATAACTATATTTAACAATATAAGGAACTATGTTATTGAACTTCACTTGAATTCAAGATGATTTGTTCTCAAATAATTGAGAATACAAGTgctcttataaatattttggttgTATTATTAGTTTTCTGTTAGAAAATACTATGCATATGAAAAGTTTGGTGGGCGTAGCAAATGTTTAATAGTAGTAATAGATAATAATTTATAGACGGTAAATAAAACCTCTCTTAGAAAGAGGTATAGAGTGCTTTGGCCCTAGTCAACAGTAGCTTACCCGACTTGAGTTTCTCGCGCTGGAAGTTCAGCGAGGCCTGTTGCTGGGCGTGGTGTTGCTggtgcagctgctgcaggcTCTGGAGGGCAGAGGGAGCTGCTCCCACGGCGGCGGCCACAGCGGCGAAGCCCGACTGGTGgggatgcggatgtggatggCCACCGTGCAGGTAGCGTCCACTGCCGGCCACGTTATCACAATTAAAGTTGTTTACACtctggctgttgttgttggtgctgttgctgctgctgccgcccgTGTTGCTCGTGTAGCACTTGTTGTTGTCGTCGccaatgttgttgttgtcgtgcAGGGAGAGATTGATGGCATTGTTGTAGTCCTTGCGCTGGCTCTGCAGGCCCaaaatggcggcgatggtgaAGGACTTGCCCACGTCGAGGGAGGAATGCGCCGCTGCCGCCTCGATGAGCTGCGCGTGCGACGTCGCAGTGGCGGCCGCCGCCAACTGCTCCCGgtggttgctgttgctgctgctgtg is a window of Drosophila biarmipes strain raj3 chromosome 3R, RU_DBia_V1.1, whole genome shotgun sequence DNA encoding:
- the LOC108025377 gene encoding vam6/Vps39-like protein, with the translated sequence MHQAYSVHSILKQGVQIESIAAYGNHVILGTRSGQLIMYSVDDETGVDMRMFNKNFSRKPITQMEVIASENLLFVLTDNLVQVCDIRRIESNFAFMHSAADTKGCTLFTLDVDMPKSITGRVATFIRVCCAIRRRLVFFFWKEDKLNSLELSIELSDVPRSLSWVGHAVCVGYKDEYVIYDISGKSPKKHNLFLTSSSISRDPCICLIRNNLLGISKDSYLVVVDPSQYKETNEGFTDLRPGGMESNNILPPLLWSSPLLDLVWDEPYAVGRVNNAIEVRSLVGKDTLVQTIPELQKTRFLVHADKGTIFAAATSELWCIRMVDIPTQRQQLLQQKKFQLAIELTQISDEPALDRDQTIRQIHMLYAKELFTNKEYSAAMKEFEKASIDPYDVIRLFPSLVPEPKSGPDDIAVPTPSAPALDDADLEDAYLALIEYLALARQREVVKLRDTKSSSKSLLEIIDTTLLKCYLQTNDSLVAPLLRLNQCHLEESEKTLKRHNKISELIILYQMKGKHKDALKLLREQASIEGSVLQGRKRTIRYLQELGVDHLPLIFEFSDWVLKENPEEGLSIFTDELIEVESLPRAKVLDFLISKHKALVIPYLEHVITEWKDSNTLLHNVLLKQYREQVQRLLAQQEKGEEVPDLKPMRAKLYKMLEDSNDYSPDRVLEEFPTNMLLEERALILGRLKKHDKVLSIYIHILGDVAKATSYALANFQEDEKIFQTLIKCILIPPTESPYEGVILHPDFVEVNQEVLLDLLNTYATKIDPFEIFEYLPDEMPMSQLEKYLEKSIRKKMADKHQMQMMCGLLEAESNRLEAALQAQQNISFELNEFSVCPECKKRFPSQSAFVRYPNGQIVHLSCHARIAKAAGQQ
- the LOC108023729 gene encoding GATA zinc finger domain-containing protein 10; the encoded protein is MLQNPSKYHANPLSHFLALHNTQASGGAAGVGGLASLGGGIPAHGQPHHHHALAAAAAAAAAVSAGQSSYQMEQQQQQQHNHQLQQQQHHHQQQLHPSHHHHHPPTTGSSSSSNNSNNNGSNTTGNNSNSSSNNSCHSSSNSNHREQLAAAATATSHAQLIEAAAAHSSLDVGKSFTIAAILGLQSQRKDYNNAINLSLHDNNNIGDDNNKCYTSNTGGSSSNSTNNNSQSVNNFNCDNVAGSGRYLHGGHPHPHPHQSGFAAVAAAVGAAPSALQSLQQLHQQHHAQQQASLNFQREKLKSDSHKKSALKNKRVRTIFTPEQLECLEAEFERQQYMVGPERLYLAHTLKLTEAQVKVWFQNRRIKWRKHHLELTQQRLALIRQTQLPGTSILGNQVSVAANTAHSASTDVTTGCSAASPSLQEEDNEDSKHSLSLSGVMPPLSRAQSESDLSICNDSLDGDSLMDGSEEA